In Chitinibacter sp. SCUT-21, a single genomic region encodes these proteins:
- a CDS encoding response regulator: MLAKMLSAITRAQMGFVDVANQRKAFEGMLVDILDITQSEYGFIGEVRHHLDGQPYLRTHAITNIAWDEATRDFYEKNAPQGLQFNNLKTLFGVAMLSGEVVIANSPATDSRAGGIPAGHPPLNSFMAIPCIYAGKMVALVGVANRVQGYDQQLSEQLTPLITTVGQLLMGLWARHEQEQQQAQLLRREAALRALNEIASLPSESIQLQLQQALKLAAAYLDLPFGIISQIQNQEYRILSQVCPADELQDGMVFELGSTYCSLTLQSDDVLQITQMGQSQYAGHPCYKSFALETYIGCPVWVDGERFGTVNFSSSIARAQPFDRSDEDFVMLLGRWIGAALQRQKREMALEKTSSLFQDLFAHISQGFVMQTGEGQLVQANPAACQILGLTMDQLLGRTTFDPRWHAIHEDGSPYPGETHPAMVAIRTGQVIRDDVMGIYNPQDDAYRWINVDAYPRINAEDPSKNLVYTVFTDITERKQTQEALKYEQELLSDIIKTQPAGVFRMRVSQIDTWQQGDWLSEDRAPFRFELINQAFCSILNLSRDELMDSPGRILCRLHPDDRPIFAEKNEAANFNFTLLIWEGRLLIDQQEKWVRFEAKPSKLQTGELCWTGLLIDINERKQVELAMQRLSLVASQTSNGVIITDQNGRIEWVNEGMERLSGYTLNELVGLKPSEVLQGAQSDPSVIAQMSRCIKNRRSFDVELINYHRNGQPYWVSIQCNPFFDSLGHLQGYIAVESDMTLRKLSELELTEARQTAEAASKAKSMFVANMSHEIRTPLNGVLGMAQLLLDTPLNDTQRKYIETIQTSGDALLSVINDILDFSKIEAGKLDLSPIEFDLHSMLDDFADMMAIKPQQKGVEFFCRIDANVPHWVYGDPGRIRQILINLSGNAIKFTDQGEVDVQVSLVAQQDELIELKFTIRDTGIGIEQAQLDRLFQSFSQVDAGITRRFGGTGLGLAISKQLVGLMRGQIGVFSEPHFGSEFWFTVQLGRVKHPAATPAPYPDLAGKRVLVAEKLRNGGEHIADLLMRKQMIPVVVTNAAEFMQALQDSNDFAIALIDFQLPGGEGEGLVRAIRADARWRELPLIMLTAVGQRGDANRVQAAGCNGFLSKPLHQRDLYEMLQIVLRDGQSTQLVTRHTVREARHYQMKILLAEDNQVNQLVAVKMLEGLGCRVDTANHGEAAIARLQEDDYDLVFMDMQMPVMDGLSATAIIRRDERFAAIPIIALTANAMSEDRQACLEVGMNDFLSKPLNNRALEEMLNRWRHGVLPNDYSI, translated from the coding sequence ATGCTCGCCAAAATGCTGTCGGCCATTACCCGCGCGCAAATGGGTTTTGTTGATGTGGCAAACCAACGCAAAGCGTTTGAGGGCATGCTGGTCGACATTTTAGATATTACCCAGAGTGAGTATGGCTTTATAGGCGAGGTAAGGCATCACTTAGACGGGCAGCCCTATTTACGCACCCATGCCATTACCAATATTGCTTGGGATGAGGCGACCCGTGATTTTTATGAAAAAAACGCCCCCCAAGGCTTACAGTTTAATAATTTAAAAACGCTGTTCGGCGTGGCCATGCTTTCGGGTGAAGTTGTAATCGCCAATTCGCCCGCTACTGACTCTAGGGCTGGGGGTATACCTGCAGGGCATCCGCCGCTAAATTCGTTTATGGCAATACCCTGTATTTATGCGGGGAAGATGGTGGCCTTGGTCGGCGTGGCTAATCGCGTGCAAGGCTATGATCAGCAATTAAGCGAACAACTAACGCCATTAATCACCACGGTTGGCCAGTTGCTGATGGGACTTTGGGCTCGGCACGAGCAAGAGCAGCAGCAAGCGCAGCTGTTGCGCCGAGAAGCAGCGTTGCGCGCGCTGAATGAAATTGCCTCTCTGCCGAGTGAATCGATACAGCTGCAATTGCAACAGGCACTTAAATTGGCTGCAGCGTATTTGGATTTGCCGTTTGGCATCATTAGCCAGATTCAAAATCAAGAATATCGCATTCTGTCGCAGGTGTGTCCCGCCGATGAATTGCAAGACGGGATGGTGTTTGAGTTGGGCTCTACCTATTGCAGCTTAACTTTGCAAAGCGATGATGTGCTGCAAATTACGCAGATGGGGCAGTCGCAATATGCAGGCCACCCCTGTTACAAATCATTTGCATTGGAAACGTATATCGGTTGCCCGGTGTGGGTCGATGGTGAGCGCTTTGGAACGGTGAATTTTTCGTCGTCGATAGCGCGGGCGCAGCCATTTGATCGCAGCGATGAAGATTTTGTTATGTTGCTTGGGCGCTGGATAGGTGCGGCATTGCAAAGGCAGAAGCGTGAAATGGCGCTGGAAAAAACCAGCTCGCTATTCCAAGATTTATTCGCCCACATCTCACAAGGCTTTGTGATGCAAACTGGCGAAGGTCAATTGGTACAGGCCAATCCGGCCGCTTGTCAGATTTTAGGTCTGACGATGGATCAATTATTAGGCCGCACCACATTCGATCCACGCTGGCATGCAATCCATGAAGACGGCAGCCCTTATCCCGGGGAAACACACCCCGCTATGGTGGCAATCCGCACTGGGCAAGTCATTCGTGATGATGTGATGGGCATTTATAATCCACAGGATGATGCGTATCGCTGGATAAATGTCGATGCTTATCCACGTATTAACGCTGAAGACCCAAGCAAAAATCTGGTGTACACCGTTTTTACCGATATCACCGAGCGCAAACAAACGCAAGAAGCGCTGAAATACGAGCAAGAGCTGTTATCCGACATTATCAAAACACAACCTGCTGGCGTATTCAGGATGCGGGTATCTCAGATTGATACTTGGCAGCAAGGCGACTGGCTGAGCGAGGATCGCGCGCCATTTCGGTTTGAATTAATCAATCAAGCTTTTTGCTCAATTCTCAATCTGAGTCGGGATGAGTTGATGGACAGCCCTGGGCGAATTTTGTGCCGGCTGCATCCAGATGATCGTCCAATTTTTGCCGAAAAAAATGAGGCCGCCAACTTCAACTTTACGCTGCTGATCTGGGAGGGGCGGCTTTTAATTGATCAGCAAGAAAAATGGGTCCGCTTTGAGGCTAAGCCGAGCAAATTACAGACGGGTGAATTGTGTTGGACGGGGTTGTTGATCGATATTAACGAGCGCAAGCAGGTGGAGTTGGCGATGCAACGCCTATCACTCGTCGCTAGCCAGACTAGTAATGGGGTGATTATTACAGATCAAAATGGCCGCATTGAATGGGTGAACGAAGGGATGGAGCGGCTCTCTGGTTATACACTCAACGAGTTGGTGGGGCTTAAGCCATCCGAGGTATTGCAAGGCGCACAAAGCGATCCTTCGGTGATTGCCCAAATGAGTCGCTGCATTAAAAATCGACGCTCTTTTGATGTTGAGCTTATTAATTATCACCGTAACGGGCAGCCTTATTGGGTCAGCATTCAATGCAATCCATTTTTTGATTCGCTGGGGCATTTGCAAGGCTATATCGCAGTGGAAAGCGATATGACTTTGCGAAAGCTCTCTGAACTTGAGTTAACCGAGGCGCGGCAAACTGCCGAGGCGGCTAGCAAAGCGAAAAGCATGTTTGTCGCTAATATGAGTCATGAAATTCGCACCCCACTCAATGGCGTATTGGGCATGGCGCAGCTGCTGCTTGATACGCCGCTCAATGATACTCAGCGTAAATACATTGAAACGATCCAGACGAGTGGGGATGCATTGCTGAGTGTGATTAATGATATTTTGGATTTTTCTAAGATTGAAGCGGGCAAGCTTGATCTGTCGCCAATCGAGTTTGATTTGCACAGCATGCTCGACGATTTTGCCGACATGATGGCTATTAAGCCGCAGCAAAAAGGTGTGGAGTTTTTCTGCCGCATTGATGCCAATGTACCGCATTGGGTGTATGGCGATCCTGGGCGTATTCGCCAAATATTGATTAATTTAAGCGGCAACGCGATTAAATTTACCGATCAAGGTGAAGTTGATGTGCAAGTGAGCCTCGTGGCGCAACAGGATGAGTTGATTGAGCTGAAATTTACCATTCGCGATACGGGTATTGGCATCGAGCAAGCGCAGCTTGACCGGCTGTTTCAAAGTTTTAGCCAAGTCGATGCGGGTATTACGCGACGTTTTGGAGGGACCGGGCTGGGCTTGGCGATATCTAAGCAGCTGGTGGGATTAATGCGCGGGCAAATCGGTGTGTTTAGTGAGCCTCATTTTGGCTCTGAATTTTGGTTTACTGTGCAATTAGGGCGAGTTAAGCATCCTGCAGCCACGCCCGCACCGTACCCTGATTTGGCTGGTAAGCGGGTATTAGTGGCAGAAAAATTACGTAATGGCGGCGAACATATCGCGGATCTGCTGATGCGTAAACAGATGATCCCCGTCGTTGTGACCAATGCCGCCGAATTCATGCAGGCTCTGCAGGATAGTAATGACTTTGCCATTGCCTTAATCGATTTCCAATTGCCCGGCGGCGAGGGGGAAGGCTTGGTGCGAGCTATTCGCGCCGATGCACGCTGGCGCGAACTGCCCTTGATTATGCTCACGGCGGTTGGGCAACGTGGCGATGCCAACCGTGTCCAGGCAGCCGGCTGCAATGGTTTTCTCAGTAAGCCACTGCACCAGCGTGATTTATATGAAATGCTGCAAATCGTGCTGCGCGATGGTCAATCGACGCAATTGGTGACGCGACATACTGTGCGTGAGGCGCGCCATTATCAGATGAAAATCCTACTGGCTGAAGACAATCAGGTAAATCAGCTGGTGGCGGTAAAAATGCTGGAAGGCTTGGGGTGTCGAGTCGATACCGCCAATCATGGCGAGGCCGCCATTGCTCGACTGCAGGAAGACGATTACGACCTCGTGTTTATGGATATGCAAATGCCGGTGATGGATGGCCTAAGTGCAACGGCCATCATCCGCCGAGATGAACGTTTTGCCGCAATCCCGATTATTGCACTCACCGCCAACGCCATGAGTGAGGATAGGCAGGCCTGTTTGGAAGTGGGCATGAATGATTTTTTATCCAAACCGCTGAATAACCGTGCCCTGGAGGAGATGCTAAATCGTTGGCGTCATGGTGTTCTACCCAACGATTATTCGATCTGA
- a CDS encoding outer membrane protein assembly factor BamE translates to MLNRAKCLSALRRAALIGVLGLLAACSKVTAENYQKVSTGMSREAVVDVLGEPTSTQRSSLLGVAGEAAVWENGKIKITATFVNETLLTHSLNQQ, encoded by the coding sequence ATGTTAAATCGAGCAAAATGCCTGTCGGCTCTGCGCCGTGCGGCGCTAATCGGTGTGCTTGGCCTGTTGGCGGCGTGTAGCAAAGTAACTGCAGAAAATTACCAGAAAGTGTCCACAGGCATGTCTCGGGAAGCGGTGGTTGACGTGTTGGGTGAGCCCACTTCAACACAGCGCTCTAGTTTGCTCGGTGTGGCGGGCGAGGCGGCGGTTTGGGAGAACGGTAAAATCAAAATTACAGCAACGTTTGTCAACGAAACGCTGCTGACGCATAGCCTCAATCAACAATAA
- the sbcB gene encoding exodeoxyribonuclease I translates to MSLTFLWHDYETFGVSPKNDRPAQFAAVRTDAELNEIGTAINLHCQPANDYLPAPEACLLTGITPQHCLEVGIPEYQFAAAIERELATPETIGVGYNTIRFDDEVTRYLLWRNLTDPYAREWQNGCGRWDLLDVVRTVYALRPDGINWPQHEDGRISFKLEHLTVANGLTHEAAHDALSDVRATIALARLIRDKQPKLFDFCLALRKKDRVFDEINLAQPKPFVHISGMYGVERGNLAIVWPLGMHPTNKNEIIVWDLAFDPSELFGLDAAEIRRRMFSKQDELGDTPRLPIKTIHANKSPIVVSNIKVLREQDLARWQIDLAQINSHAAKLSEAPLLPWGEVFVRERDSGDKPDVDGNLYGGFVSSTDRRTLTRLRGLNGDKLASEIVHFEDRQLEELFFRYRARNFPHTLSEEETMRWEQWRSARLFDGAAGALTLEAYSEEIDRLAESIGDEGNEDSARSEAILAALYDYAEMIAPEF, encoded by the coding sequence ATGTCTCTAACTTTTCTCTGGCACGATTACGAAACCTTTGGCGTTAGCCCGAAAAACGATAGACCCGCGCAATTTGCCGCCGTACGTACCGATGCCGAACTGAACGAGATCGGGACGGCAATCAACCTGCACTGCCAGCCGGCCAACGATTACTTGCCCGCACCCGAAGCCTGTTTACTGACCGGCATTACGCCGCAGCATTGCTTAGAGGTCGGCATTCCCGAATATCAATTTGCCGCCGCGATCGAGCGCGAGCTGGCAACACCGGAAACCATCGGAGTCGGTTACAACACGATTCGGTTTGACGATGAAGTAACGCGCTACTTGTTGTGGCGCAATTTGACCGACCCGTACGCGCGCGAATGGCAAAATGGCTGTGGCCGCTGGGATTTGCTCGACGTTGTGCGCACCGTTTACGCGCTGCGTCCTGACGGGATTAACTGGCCCCAGCACGAAGACGGTCGCATCAGTTTTAAACTTGAACACCTCACCGTCGCCAACGGCTTAACCCACGAAGCCGCGCACGATGCACTATCGGACGTGCGCGCCACAATTGCGCTGGCGCGGCTGATTCGCGACAAGCAACCTAAACTTTTCGATTTCTGCTTGGCGCTACGAAAAAAAGACCGCGTCTTTGACGAAATCAACCTCGCGCAACCCAAACCCTTTGTGCATATTTCCGGCATGTACGGCGTTGAGCGTGGCAATCTCGCCATCGTCTGGCCACTGGGCATGCACCCGACTAATAAAAACGAAATCATCGTATGGGATTTGGCGTTCGATCCGAGCGAGTTGTTTGGTCTGGACGCAGCCGAAATTCGCCGTCGCATGTTTAGCAAACAAGACGAGCTGGGTGACACGCCACGCTTGCCAATCAAAACCATCCACGCCAATAAATCACCGATAGTCGTCAGCAACATCAAAGTACTGCGCGAGCAAGACCTTGCGCGCTGGCAAATCGATTTGGCGCAAATCAACTCGCACGCAGCCAAACTGAGCGAAGCGCCGCTTTTGCCGTGGGGCGAAGTGTTTGTGCGCGAACGCGATAGCGGCGACAAGCCCGACGTTGACGGCAATTTGTATGGCGGTTTTGTTTCCAGCACCGATAGGCGCACGCTAACGCGTTTGCGCGGCTTGAACGGCGATAAATTGGCGAGCGAAATCGTGCATTTTGAAGATCGCCAGCTGGAAGAATTATTCTTTCGCTATCGGGCGCGCAATTTCCCCCACACGCTCAGCGAAGAAGAAACGATGCGCTGGGAACAATGGCGCAGCGCACGCTTGTTTGACGGAGCTGCCGGGGCGCTCACGCTGGAAGCCTACAGCGAAGAAATCGATCGCTTGGCCGAAAGCATCGGCGACGAGGGCAACGAGGACAGTGCGCGAAGCGAAGCCATTTTGGCCGCGCTGTACGATTACGCCGAAATGATCGCCCCCGAGTTTTAA
- a CDS encoding sugar ABC transporter substrate-binding protein yields the protein MLHTRTHLAVATLLGAIAAPSFAAEPVIGLITKTETNPFFVKMKEGATAEAKAKGAKLISAAGKTDGDNAGQVTAIENMIAAGAKTILITPSDSKAIVPSIKKAREKGVLVIALDSPTDPVDATDALFATDNFKAGVLIGEYAKASLGGKPAKIATLDLFPGHPVGAQRHNGFLQGFGLKSLDAKSNELAKPAEVVCMADSFGDQAKGQTAMENCLQKNPDINLVYTINEPAAAGAFNALKKAGKQKGVMIVSVDGGCQGIKDVAAGKIAATSQQYPLKMAAMGVAAGVEYAKTGKKPTGYTDTGVTLIAAKAVAGVNSKDTKTGMDLCWGNK from the coding sequence ATGCTGCATACCCGCACTCACCTCGCCGTTGCTACTTTACTTGGCGCAATCGCCGCCCCTAGCTTTGCCGCCGAACCGGTGATTGGCTTGATCACCAAAACCGAAACCAACCCCTTTTTCGTCAAAATGAAAGAAGGTGCCACCGCCGAGGCCAAAGCCAAAGGCGCCAAACTAATTTCTGCCGCCGGTAAAACCGATGGCGACAACGCAGGCCAAGTCACCGCGATTGAAAACATGATCGCCGCTGGCGCTAAGACGATTTTGATCACGCCGAGCGATTCGAAAGCCATCGTGCCATCGATCAAAAAAGCGCGCGAAAAAGGCGTTTTGGTGATTGCGCTTGATAGCCCCACCGATCCGGTTGACGCCACCGATGCGCTGTTTGCCACCGACAACTTCAAAGCCGGTGTGCTAATTGGTGAATACGCCAAAGCCAGCCTCGGCGGCAAACCGGCCAAAATCGCAACGCTGGATTTATTCCCCGGCCACCCCGTTGGCGCGCAGCGCCACAATGGCTTCTTGCAAGGCTTTGGCCTGAAATCGCTGGACGCAAAAAGCAATGAGCTAGCAAAACCGGCAGAAGTCGTCTGTATGGCCGACAGCTTTGGCGATCAAGCCAAAGGCCAAACGGCGATGGAAAACTGCCTGCAGAAAAATCCTGACATCAACTTGGTTTACACCATTAACGAGCCCGCCGCCGCTGGCGCATTTAATGCGCTGAAAAAAGCCGGCAAGCAAAAAGGCGTCATGATTGTGTCGGTCGATGGCGGCTGCCAGGGTATTAAAGACGTCGCCGCGGGCAAAATCGCCGCAACCTCACAACAATACCCACTCAAAATGGCAGCAATGGGCGTCGCCGCCGGGGTTGAATACGCCAAAACCGGCAAAAAACCAACCGGCTACACCGATACTGGCGTCACGCTGATCGCCGCCAAAGCCGTCGCTGGCGTGAACAGCAAAGACACCAAAACGGGCATGGATTTGTGCTGGGGTAATAAATGA
- a CDS encoding ABC transporter permease, which produces MKLTQQGSGAAEAAALEPINPAIGASSKITRSLAMPNWKDHLPSIGTLGPFLALLMACTFFSWQSEQFLTGANFSLILQQVMVVGLIAIGQTLIILTAGIDLSCGMVMALGGVVMTKVSHDYGVPPIVAIFAGFAVTALFGLINGLLVTRIKLPSFIVTLGTMNIAFAITQLYSQSQTITDLPAGMTFLGNTFSIGQTEVAYGTVLMLAMYAISWLWLRETAQGRHIYAVGNNPEATRLTGIATHRVLLMVYVLAGLCYGVAALLSVARTGVGDPNAGQTENLDAITAVVLGGTSLFGGRGIVIGSLIGALIVGVFRNGLTLMGVSSVYQILITGILVILAVATDQLSRKGGR; this is translated from the coding sequence ATGAAACTGACTCAACAAGGTTCAGGTGCCGCAGAAGCGGCGGCACTTGAGCCAATTAACCCAGCCATCGGCGCTTCATCAAAAATCACGAGGAGTCTGGCCATGCCCAACTGGAAAGACCATCTACCGTCTATCGGTACGCTCGGCCCATTTTTAGCTTTGCTGATGGCTTGCACGTTTTTCTCGTGGCAAAGCGAGCAATTTCTAACCGGCGCGAATTTCTCGCTGATTTTGCAGCAAGTGATGGTCGTCGGGCTAATCGCGATTGGCCAAACGCTGATTATCCTTACCGCGGGGATCGATCTTTCCTGCGGCATGGTGATGGCGCTCGGTGGCGTGGTGATGACCAAAGTCTCGCACGATTATGGCGTACCGCCGATTGTCGCGATTTTTGCTGGCTTTGCTGTAACCGCGCTCTTTGGCCTGATTAATGGCCTGCTGGTTACGCGCATCAAACTGCCGTCGTTTATTGTCACGCTCGGAACGATGAATATCGCCTTTGCCATTACGCAGCTGTATTCACAATCGCAAACGATTACCGACCTGCCTGCGGGCATGACCTTCCTCGGCAACACCTTTAGCATCGGCCAAACCGAAGTCGCCTACGGCACGGTGTTGATGCTGGCGATGTATGCCATCAGTTGGCTGTGGCTGCGTGAAACCGCGCAAGGCCGCCATATTTACGCGGTGGGCAATAACCCCGAAGCAACACGCTTGACCGGTATTGCCACCCACCGCGTGTTGCTGATGGTGTATGTGCTGGCAGGCCTGTGTTACGGCGTCGCCGCCTTGCTCTCGGTGGCACGCACTGGCGTTGGTGATCCAAATGCGGGGCAAACCGAAAACTTGGACGCGATTACCGCGGTGGTACTCGGAGGCACCAGCTTATTCGGTGGTCGCGGGATTGTGATTGGCTCCTTAATCGGCGCATTGATTGTGGGGGTATTTCGCAATGGCCTAACACTGATGGGGGTTTCATCGGTATACCAGATATTAATCACCGGCATCTTGGTTATTTTGGCCGTTGCCACCGATCAGTTGTCTCGCAAAGGAGGCCGTTAA
- a CDS encoding ATP-binding cassette domain-containing protein — protein MSLATELERPHATSSNNRLVLQAKGLVKRYGQVTALDGADFELRAGEIMAVIGDNGAGKSSLIKALSGATIPDSGEILLDGQRVEFNSPIDARRAGIETVYQDLAVAPAMTIAENLFLGREIRRDNLLGRWFGALDKKRMLNDSIAYMQELKIGIRSMSQAVETLSGGQRQGVAVARAAAFARHVVIMDEPTAALGVKEGNMVLELIRNVRDRGLPVVLISHNMPHVFEIADRIHVARLGRRAAILNPKAITMSDAVAVMTGAMKPEDIPAEWLAH, from the coding sequence ATGAGCCTAGCTACCGAACTTGAACGCCCTCATGCAACGAGCAGCAACAACCGGCTGGTGCTGCAAGCCAAAGGGCTGGTGAAACGCTATGGGCAGGTGACTGCACTCGATGGCGCTGATTTTGAATTGCGCGCCGGCGAAATCATGGCGGTGATTGGCGACAATGGCGCGGGCAAATCTTCGTTAATCAAAGCGCTGTCGGGTGCAACAATCCCCGACAGCGGCGAGATTTTGCTCGATGGTCAGCGCGTAGAATTTAACAGCCCGATCGACGCACGCCGCGCTGGCATTGAAACGGTGTACCAAGACCTTGCCGTTGCACCTGCAATGACGATTGCCGAGAACTTGTTTTTAGGCCGCGAAATACGGCGCGATAATCTATTGGGCCGCTGGTTTGGCGCGTTGGATAAAAAGCGCATGCTCAACGACAGCATCGCCTATATGCAAGAGCTAAAAATCGGTATTCGTTCGATGAGCCAAGCGGTTGAAACGCTATCGGGTGGCCAGCGCCAAGGCGTGGCTGTGGCGCGTGCCGCAGCGTTTGCCCGCCACGTGGTGATCATGGACGAACCCACCGCAGCGCTGGGCGTGAAGGAAGGCAATATGGTGCTTGAGCTGATCCGCAATGTGCGCGATCGCGGCCTGCCGGTGGTGCTGATCAGCCACAATATGCCGCATGTGTTTGAGATCGCCGATCGCATTCACGTCGCCCGCCTTGGTCGCCGCGCAGCAATTTTGAACCCGAAAGCCATCACGATGAGCGACGCTGTTGCCGTCATGACTGGCGCCATGAAGCCAGAAGACATTCCGGCCGAATGGCTCGCCCATTAA
- a CDS encoding RbsD or FucU transport, with protein sequence MLKGIDPLLTPDLLKVLAEMGHGDEIVIADANFTAASLAGSKPLLHLAGVGVARTVEAVMSLLPLDQDVAQPVGYMQVSHQPDGWRSALQRHVIQQLSDAGHALETQCEAIERFAFYERVKQAYAIVLTTELQPYGNFILKKGVICEPLAG encoded by the coding sequence ATGCTAAAAGGAATTGATCCACTATTAACGCCTGATTTACTCAAAGTGCTGGCTGAAATGGGGCATGGCGATGAAATCGTGATTGCCGACGCCAACTTCACCGCAGCCTCGTTGGCGGGTAGTAAACCCCTGCTGCATTTGGCAGGCGTTGGCGTAGCGCGCACCGTTGAGGCTGTAATGAGCTTGCTGCCGCTCGATCAGGATGTCGCGCAACCGGTTGGCTATATGCAAGTAAGCCACCAACCCGATGGTTGGCGTAGCGCACTGCAACGTCATGTGATTCAGCAATTGAGCGATGCTGGGCATGCGCTGGAAACGCAATGCGAAGCGATCGAGCGATTTGCTTTCTACGAGCGGGTCAAGCAAGCTTACGCGATTGTATTAACCACCGAATTGCAACCCTACGGCAATTTCATTCTAAAAAAAGGGGTGATCTGTGAACCGCTCGCCGGATAG
- a CDS encoding ROK family transcriptional regulator, with the protein MNRSPDSTLAEPSPKAAKLKPRGSSQGGMRQYNERVVLQAIRLNGRLPGAEIARLTHLTAQSISLITKRLLDDELLIKEQPQRGKVGQPSVPLALNPDGAFAIGVKVGRRSLDVLLVDFTGVVRERWDLQYDFAEPEIVLAHISDCLDKIKAVLPAAWWERIQGIGVAAPLNMGGWQQLLGLDQRIVARWASFALEDEIGALSGLPVQSIKDTSAACVAELVAGRGRDIRNFVYIFVDTFIGGGLVLDSHLHIGQHGNAGALGSLPLGMGSRGNGAQLLNVASLYQLENRYVAAGLDGKATSDERSVNQTYWPHTQAWLAEAAPALALALLNTACLLDLEGVILDGCFCRELQTRLIQSTRVAMGEFNWEGVSQPQLIAGAIGSDARALGGALLPLYANFAPDRDLFLKLDAE; encoded by the coding sequence GTGAACCGCTCGCCGGATAGTACGCTGGCCGAACCCAGCCCCAAAGCGGCCAAGCTTAAACCACGTGGCTCGTCGCAAGGCGGTATGCGCCAATATAACGAGCGCGTCGTGCTGCAAGCGATCCGCTTAAATGGCCGGCTGCCAGGCGCCGAAATCGCCCGCTTAACGCATTTAACCGCGCAATCGATCTCGCTGATTACCAAGCGTTTACTCGACGATGAATTGCTAATCAAAGAGCAGCCACAGCGCGGCAAAGTCGGCCAGCCTTCGGTGCCGCTGGCGCTGAACCCCGATGGCGCGTTTGCGATTGGCGTTAAAGTGGGTCGCCGCAGCTTGGATGTGTTGCTGGTCGATTTTACTGGCGTGGTGCGCGAGCGCTGGGATTTGCAATACGACTTTGCCGAGCCGGAAATCGTGCTGGCCCACATCAGCGACTGCCTCGACAAAATTAAAGCTGTACTCCCCGCCGCGTGGTGGGAACGTATTCAAGGCATCGGCGTCGCCGCGCCATTAAATATGGGCGGCTGGCAACAGCTATTGGGCCTCGATCAGCGCATCGTTGCGCGTTGGGCCAGCTTTGCACTGGAAGATGAAATCGGTGCACTGTCAGGCTTGCCTGTGCAATCGATCAAAGACACCTCGGCCGCTTGCGTCGCCGAATTAGTCGCCGGTCGCGGGCGCGATATTCGCAACTTTGTGTATATCTTTGTCGATACCTTTATCGGTGGTGGTCTGGTACTCGATAGCCATTTGCACATCGGCCAACACGGCAACGCCGGAGCCTTGGGCTCACTCCCCCTTGGCATGGGCAGTCGCGGCAATGGCGCGCAACTACTCAACGTCGCCTCGCTGTATCAGCTAGAAAATCGCTATGTCGCCGCAGGGCTGGATGGCAAGGCCACCAGCGACGAGCGCAGCGTAAACCAAACGTACTGGCCGCACACGCAAGCGTGGTTAGCCGAAGCCGCGCCCGCGCTGGCCTTGGCGCTGCTCAACACCGCCTGCTTATTGGATTTGGAAGGCGTCATCCTCGATGGCTGCTTCTGCCGCGAGCTGCAAACTCGGCTGATTCAATCCACTCGCGTGGCGATGGGTGAATTTAATTGGGAAGGCGTTAGCCAACCGCAATTGATTGCAGGCGCCATCGGCTCTGACGCCCGCGCCCTCGGTGGAGCGCTCTTGCCGCTATACGCCAATTTCGCGCCCGATCGGGACTTATTTTTAAAACTCGACGCTGAATAA